Proteins from one Anastrepha obliqua isolate idAnaObli1 chromosome 2, idAnaObli1_1.0, whole genome shotgun sequence genomic window:
- the LOC129238513 gene encoding zinc finger protein 675, with amino-acid sequence MNTRRTKFTTLTSSVKEEVVPVLIHDPNAPGGAQYAYATFTAAEESDSAVESLSGTHETIVSTQEVIIDEHGRAVTIQQLVDNHSVEEVETVEENDGTHTILHIVPSSPIAEEIGNESGGDGDASTNQGESMGPRSKTFYCPNCGNCYSAAGSLKLHMRACMKQREEVPPEQRKCEICNKVFNSVSYLKEHMMRHTGEGPRRCTRCYRKFIDEDKWKSHMETHKQQDKLDAEAQALAEQHGGKKIVVKEFTCSFCSQNFTVVFEEGQVKRRYACDECREKYSNAEQLRQHKQLIGEKRDFHCERCGRKFVFEGFLQRHLPTCDGTIKRRRDMK; translated from the coding sequence atGAACACAAGGCGAACCAAATTTACAACACTGACTTCTTCGGTGAAAGAGGAGGTAGTTCCAGTGCTAATACACGATCCCAATGCTCCCGGTGGTGCACAGTATGCTTATGCCACATTTACTGCGGCTGAAGAGTCTGATTCTGCGGTGGAATCCCTATCTGGCACGCATGAGACGATTGTAAGTACCCAAGAAGTGATTATTGACGAACATGGACGCGCGGTGACGATTCAACAACTAGTCGACAATCATTCCGTGGAAGAGGTAGAAACTGTGGAAGAAAATGATGGCACGCACACCATATTGCACATCGTGCCGTCATCGCCGATCGCTGAAGAGATAGGCAATGAAAGCGGTGGAGATGGGGATGCTAGTACCAATCAAGGCGAATCGATGGGTCCTCGTTCCAAGACTTTTTATTGTCCGAACTGTGGCAACTGCTACAGTGCTGCAGGCTCACTCAAGCTACATATGCGTGCTTGCATGAAACAGCGCGAGGAGGTGCCTCCAGAACAACGGAAGTGCGAGATATGCAACAAGGTATTCAATTCAGTTTCCTATCTAAAGGAGCATATGATGCGGCATACGGGTGAAGGGCCAAGGCGCTGTACGCGTTGTTATCGTAAATTTATAGATGAGGACAAATGGAAGTCGCACATGGAGACTCACAAACAACAAGATAAATTGGATGCTGAGGCTCAAGCATTGGCAGAACAGCACGGCGGCAAAAAAATTGTAGTCAAGGAATTCACTTGTTCATTTTGTTCACAGAATTTTACAGTTGTGTTCGAGGAAGGTCAAGTAAAGCGGCGTTACGCCTGTGATGAGTGCCGTGAAAAATATTCTAATGCAGAACAACTAAGGCAGCACAAACAATTAATAGGGGAAAAGCGCGACTTCCATTGCGAAAGATGTGGCCGAAAATTTGTGTTCGAGGGGTTCTTACAACGGCATCTTCCAACCTGCGATGGCACAATAAAACGACGTCGGGACatgaagtaa
- the LOC129238514 gene encoding NADH dehydrogenase [ubiquinone] 1 alpha subcomplex subunit 13, with product MSTTAGATRKQDMPPPGGYKKIPYLRVPAKSYFTGFQMLGSYAVVTAAGLYVYYLTAKKVQREEIEMRSAKTVIFPLLVAERDREFLKQLRRNRDEEAKLMANVPGWEVGTWYGEPVYKTLPKDTLVTPMFKEFYAHADYKSYAKRAHLKLWS from the exons ATGTCGACTACAGCTGGTGCTACTCGAAAGCAGGATATGCCTCCACCGGGTGGTTACAAAAAAATCCCATACTTACGAGTTCCAGCTAAAAGCTATTTTACAG GATTTCAAATGCTTGGGAGCTATGCTGTTGTAACAGCCGCAGGGTTGTACGTATATTATTTGACTGCCAAAAAAGTGCAGCGCGAGGAGATTGAAATGCGCTCAGCGAAGACCGTCATCTTCCCATTGTTAGTAGCGGAGCGTGATCGTGAATTCCTGAAGCAGTTACGTCGCAATCGCGATGAAGAAGCTAAATTGATGGCGAACGTACCTGGCTGGGAG GTTGGCACCTGGTATGGCGAGCCTGTCTATAAGACCTTGCCGAAAGATACCCTTGTTACCCCCATGTTCAAGGAATTTTACGCGCATGCCGATTACAAATCGTATGCCAAACGTGCCCATCTGAAGTTGTGGTCATAA
- the LOC129239200 gene encoding retinol dehydrogenase 12, producing the protein MSDGKEEKLCFHGIWVWILPAAFVAFAIVLFLWLLRKCIQGPRYRKENRIDGKVVIVTGCNTGIGKATALELARRGGRVYMACRDAVRCEGARLEIVERTGNQHVYNRTLDLASLESVRQFAARFLAEEQRLDILVNNAGIMATPRKLTVDGFEQQLGVNHLGHFLLTNLLLERLKASAPSRIVVISSAMYIFGRIKRNDLNSERSYSSFFGAYSQSKLANVLFTRKLAELLESTGVTVNCCHPGVVRTELVRHIKFPCFGLLHYLVQFLWKSPEDGAQTQLRLALDPALQQSSGGYYSDSIRWPLLPWAKCKETADWLWTESERLVGLKEGAKSSEMESVTVNGVRS; encoded by the coding sequence ATGTCAGATGGGAAAGAGGAAAAACTATGTTTCCACGGCATTTGGGTTTGGATATTGCCTGCGGCTTTTGTCGCTTTCGCCATAGTGCTATTCCTCTGGCTGCTGCGTAAGTGCATACAGGGTCCACGTTATCGCAAAGAAAATCGGATAGATGGCAAGGTGGTAATTGTAACCGGCTGCAATACAGGCATCGGTAAGGCAACTGCTTTGGAGTTGGCACGTCGAGGCGGTCGCGTTTATATGGCTTGCCGTGATGCAGTGCGTTGTGAAGGCGCGCGTCTGGAGATTGTCGAGCGCACAGGCAATCAGCATGTCTACAACCGTACGCTAGATCTTGCATCGTTGGAGTCTGTGCGTCAGTTTGCCGCACGCTTTCTCGCCGAGGAGCAACGTTTGGATATTTTGGTAAATAACGCCGGCATCATGGCTACACCTCGCAAACTCACCGTCGATGGTTTCGAACAGCAGTTGGGTGTGAACCATCTTGGGCACTTTTTGCTGACGAACCTGCTCCTGGAACGCCTGAAGGCGTCCGCGCCTAGTCGCATTGTAGTTATAAGCTCGGCCATGTACATTTTTGGGCGCATCAAACGCAATGACTTGAATAGTGAACGCAGCTACTCGAGCTTCTTTGGCGCCTATTCGCAGAGCAAATTGGCTAATGTGTTGTTTACACGCAAGTTGGCTGAGCTGTTAGAAAGCACTGGCGTTACGGTGAATTGCTGTCATCCCGGCGTGGTGCGCACGGAACTCGTGCGTCACATTAAGTTCCCATGCTTTGGCTTGTTGCACTATCTCGTGCAATTCTTGTGGAAGTCGCCGGAGGACGGCGCACAAACTCAGCTCCGCTTAGCGCTCGATCCCGCGCTGCAGCAATCTTCAGGCGGCTACTACAGCGATTCAATACGTTGGCCGCTTTTACCGTGGGCGAAGTGTAAAGAAACGGCTGATTGGTTGTGGACAGAGAGCGAGAGGTTGGTGGGACTCAAGGAGGGCGCGAAGAGCAGCGAAATGGAATCGGTGACAGTGAATGGCGTGCGCTCTTAG
- the LOC129237233 gene encoding retinol dehydrogenase 12-like, with product MAEELVLSTPSTLAPKTLCFHGALAWTIQIFLIVFLVALIAYILRKIIQGPFYRKRNRIDDKVVIITGCNAGIGKEIALELARRGARIYMACCDAALCEAVRLEIIDSTGNQQVYNRALDLASLESVRQFTARFTAEEQRLDILVNNANVMTNSRSLTADGFEYQFGVNHLGHFLLTNLLLDCLKAAAPSRVIVISSFMHLFGRINKDDLNSELRYSKFFGSFSNSKLANILFTRKLSKILDGTSVTVNSCNPGIVRTKFMFQNQKPAWLWFILDKLFSPVARTPRAGAQTALRLALDPKLERSTGGYYSYYIQWPLPPWATDKKMTDWLWRESEKMVEMPNSDRIETIAV from the coding sequence ATGGCAGAGGAGCTTGTCTTGAGTACACCTTCGACACTCGCGCCTAAAACACTCTGCTTTCACGGTGCTCTGGCCTGGACCatacaaatatttcttattgtttttcttGTGGCTCTCATAGCCTATATTCTGCGCAAAATTATACAAGGTCCATTTTATCGCAAACGTAATCGCATCGACGACAAAGTCGTCATCATTACTGGTTGCAATGCGGGTATTGGCAAAGAGATCGCATTGGAGCTGGCTCGACGCGGAGCACGCATTTACATGGCCTGCTGCGATGCTGCGCTTTGCGAGGCTGTGCGTCTGGAGATCATCGACAGCACCGGCAATCAGCAAGTCTACAATCGTGCGCTGGATCTGGCTTCCCTGGAGTCTGTGCGTCAATTCACCGCACGGTTTACGGCGGAGGAACAGCGTTTAGATATTTTGGTGAATAATGCGAATGTTATGACGAATTCTCGTTCACTTACGGCCGATGGTTTTGAGTATCAATTTGGTGTCAACCATTTGGGGCATTTCTTACTGACAAATCTATTGCTGGACTGCTTGAAGGCTGCAGCACCAAGCCGCGTGATCGTAATAAGCTCCTTCATGCACCTCTTTGGGCGCATCAATAAAGACGATCTGAACAGCGAGCTGCGTTATTCGAAATTCTTTGGTTCCTTTAGCAATAGTAAATTGGCTAATATTCTCTTCACGCGCAAACTATCGAAAATACTGGATGGTACGAGCGTAACGGTGAATAGCTGTAATCCCGGCATCGTGCGCACTAAATTCAtgtttcaaaatcaaaaaccgGCATGGCTGTGGTTCATTCTGGATAAACTTTTCAGCCCAGTGGCTCGCACACCTCGAGCTGGTGCACAGACTGCGCTGCGCTTGGCATTGGATCCCAAATTAGAACGGTCAACTGGCGGCTATTATTCTTACTACATTCAATGGCCACTGCCACCATGGGCCACAGATAAAAAGATGACCGATTGGTTGTGGCGCGAGAGTGAGAAGATGGTGGAAATGCCCAATAGTGACCGCATTGAAACAATCGCAGTGTGA
- the LOC129237232 gene encoding retinol dehydrogenase 12-like, which translates to MSDEVLSPLGDEEKSLCFRGPWAWLVLVVICCIGAGLVMWLLRKCVQGPFYRKKTRIDGKVVIVTGCNTGIGKETAMELARRGGRIYMACRDAARCETARLEIIERTQNQNVFNRTLDLSSLPSVRQFAERFFAEEQRLDILINNAGIMSTPRKLTVDGFEQQFGVNHLGHFLLTNLLLDRLKSAAPSRIVVVSSAAYIFGRINKDDLNSENNYSKFLGAYCQSKLANILFTRKLAELLKNTGVTVNCVHPGIVRTELGRYSVSKHWFQAFSFRLFGCFVKTPKAGAQTTLRLALDPALEKCTGDYYADLMRFPLLSKAKDKEMADWLWKESEKLVGLQGENVVQTIVVNQ; encoded by the coding sequence ATGTCCGATGAAGTGCTGAGCCCTCTGGGAGACGAGGAAAAATCATTGTGTTTTCGCGGTCCCTGGGCCTGGTTGGTTCTTGTTGTTATCTGTTGCATCGGTGCTGGGTTGGTCATGTGGCTGCTGCGCAAGTGCGTACAAGGTCCCTTCTATCGCAAGAAGACCCGCATCGATGGTAAGGTGGTAATTGTGACGGGTTGCAATACGGGCATCGGCAAGGAAACCGCCATGGAGCTGGCGCGTCGTGGTGGCCGCATTTACATGGCTTGCCGCGATGCCGCACGTTGCGAGACCGCTCGCTTAGAGATCATTGAACGTACACAGAATCAAAATGTATTCAACCGCACGCTAGATTTGTCTTCATTGCCGTCGGTGCGGCAGTTTGCAGAACGTTTCTTCGCAGAAGAACAACGCTTGGATATTCTCATAAATAATGCCGGCATAATGTCTACGCCGCGCAAGCTCACCGTCGATGGCTTTGAACAGCAGTTTGGCGTTAATCATCTGGGTCATTTCCTGTTGACCAACCTATTGTTAGATCGTCTAAAGTCTGCCGCGCCCAGCCGTATTGTTGTAGTGAGTTCAGCGGCTTACATCTTCGGGCGCATCAACAAGGATGACTTGAATAGTGAAAATAActactcaaaatttttgggTGCCTATTGCCAAAGCAAATTGGCTAACATTTTGTTCACGCGAAAACTGGCTGAGTTGCTTAAAAATACCGGAGTGACCGTCAACTGTGTTCACCCGGGCATTGTCCGCACAGAATTAGGCCGATATAGCGTGTCCAAGCACTGGTTCCAAGCTTTTTCATTCCGCTTGTTTGGTTGCTTCGTAAAAACACCCAAGGCAGGTGCACAGACCACGTTGAGGCTGGCGTTGGATCCAGCGCTGGAAAAGTGCACTGGTGACTACTACGCAGACTTGATGCGCTTTCCGTTATTGTCGAAGGCTAAAGACAAGGAGATGGCCGATTGGTTGTGGAAGGAGAGTGAAAAACTGGTGGGGTTGCAGGGAGAAAATGTGGTGCAAACAATTGTGGTGAATCAGTGA